A window of Plutella xylostella chromosome 19, ilPluXylo3.1, whole genome shotgun sequence contains these coding sequences:
- the LOC119690613 gene encoding polynucleotide 5'-hydroxyl-kinase NOL9, with protein METFEKAHVLKKDKKSEESMKKQLRQMLYGYKHNDNQAIKDAAAKREYFEDTLSVSGFSELDLSSRDDAKEDISDPDDVSISNADELDTSMDSELSKELDINQSNSNTVDSMSDDEDKSHELLDDIIQDSDSSFCFDQTTSTEIASENEVFDADGALASKILKNLESKNKGVLSESVESSDSMDSSDIQEIENLNKTEKVYKKMPEATVTKSEKQKKNNNKRKLTSADQPFASLTMDRDDVDSVSEQQNRPQKNKSKKANADKNNKKDNLDNISEQPNRTQKNKTKKANADKIHKSADIVAASDSESCQSVAASSDQASLPSSLHSPSPPFVLCDAENTIYYKEFNDLLSAYRNPTMKNLPSEVPVFSSKSSAMFSSTYNIPPTEDRSADEDVSSLGDLESVSSEMVNEIELSPEFNSTAELPELPVQDLSLQSEDVSEAESSVDFTEEPVNTNQVEAYCSKNCCIFVLRHPAELYMHGKVVATALAGTTEAVGHILKDSCKIYAPYINYAQCLKTVECENSYYGLFSKLTAAGLSVAEAEDIVTSLGEYDSVIQLKPLNSRKLDFVENNFNVTDLFNKPIRTVESSLRQASEKLGCSFYLQRPWKYFDEKDVWRKVIQTGFKPHSRGLVCGGKGTGKSTFLRYYVNRLAARGPVLVLDLDPGQCEFTVAGCVSATVVTEPLLGPNFTHLKTPERMLNIGMINVMDNLRRYTNAVASLISYCSSREQYRRMPWIVNTMGMCTPVGLKLLTLILLHLKPTFVVQMDSTNAKKRFECNLDAQTVMAKCSNEFRYERLLKDVRCPGNLDYEYFLSEQYTEGVGRGNNYCLAPRDERYLNYLAYFGELMDLHKDTEFLGIVPYEVPLAALRVGANVRLEAAAAGRVINGKVVALCQHGPADSTSKIFTLDDKPILCHGYGLVRGVDYESGLVYVVTPAARLGAVDTLVYADWAPELRGPERRLPAGAPVPYRTATLHNQKQLLFTPKRRFNPLQFLKMSRSA; from the exons ATGGAGACATTTGAAAAGGcgcatgttttaaaaaaagataagaagAGCGAAGAAAGCATGAAAAAGCAACTCCGGCAAATGCTGTACGGCTACAAACACAACGACAACCAGGCGATCAAGGACGCTGCTGCTAAGCGCGAATACTTCGAGGACACACTGTCAGTAAGTGGGTTCTCTGAGTTGGACCTCAGCAGTCGTGATGATGCCAAAGAGGACATATCGGACCCTGACGATGTCAGTATCTCAAATGCTGATGAACTGGATACAAGCATGGATTCGGAATTAAGTAAAGAATTAGATATTAATCAAAGTAATTCAAACACTGTGGATTCTATGTCTGACGATGAAGACAAAAGCCATGAACTATTAGATGATATTATTCAAGACAGTGACAGCAGTTTTTGTTTTGACCAAACAACTTCCACAGAAATAGCATCAGAAAACGAAGTATTTGATGCCGATGGAGCTCTAGCAtccaaaatattaaaaaacctagaaagtaaaaataaaggtGTTCTGTCAGAGTCTGTAGAGAGTTCAGATTCAATGGACAGCTCTGATATCCAAGAAATTGagaacctaaataaaactgaaaaggtttataaaaaaatgcctGAGGCAACTGTAACAAAAagtgaaaaacaaaagaaaaataacaataagcGTAAACTTACTTCTGCAGACCAGCCCTTTGCTAGTTTGACAATGGACAGAGATGATGTGGACAGTGTTTCTGAACAACAGAATAGACCACAGAAAAACAAATCCAAGAAAGCTAATGCagacaaaaataataagaaagaTAACTTGGACAATATTTCTGAACAACCGAATAGAACTcagaaaaacaaaaccaagAAAGCTAATGCAGACAAAATTCATAAGAGTGCAGATATAGTAGCTGCATCAGATTCAGAGTCATGCCAGTCCGTGGCTGCCTCCTCGGACCAAGCCTCGTTGCCCAGCAGCCTCCACAGCCCCTCCCCACCCTTTGTCCTGTGTGATGCTGAAAACACCATATATTATAAGGAATTCAATGATTTGCTCAGTGCCTACAGGAATCCCACTATGAAAAATCTACCATCAGAAGTACCAGTGTTTAGTTCCAAGAGTTCAGCAATGTTCAGTTCCACCTACAACATTCCTCCCACAGAAGACAGATCAGCAGATGAGGATGTCAGTTCACTCGGGGACCTTGAGTCAGTTTCATCAGAAATGGTCAATGAAATAGAATTAAGCCCAGAATTTAACAGTACAGCTGAACTGCCGGAGCTACCTGTACAGGACTTGTCACTGCAATCAGAAGATGTATCTGAAGCAGAAAGCTCAGTAGATTTTACAGAAGAACCTGTAAATACAAATCAAGTTGAGGCATATTGTAGTAAGAATTGCTGTATATTTGTTCTAAGACATCCCGCTGAGCTGTACATGCATGGGAAAGTAGTGGCTACCGCTTTGGCCGGGACCACTGAGGCAGTGGGACACATACTGAAGGACAGTTGTAAGATCTATGCACCATACATCAACTATGCCCAATGTTTGAAGACTGTAGAGTGTGAGAATTCATATTATGGTTTGTTTAGTAAACTAACAGCAGCCGGCTTGTCAGTGGCTGAGGCAGAAGACATTGTGACTTCACTTGGAGAGTATGACTCAGTTATACAGTTGAAGCCCTTAAACAGCCGCAAGCTGGACTTTGTTGAGAACAACTTCAATGTGACAGACTTGTTCAACAAGCCCATCAGAACTGTGGAGAGCAGTCTGAGGCAAGCCTCCGAGAAACTGGGATGCTCCTTCTATCTGCAAAGGCCATGGAAATACTTTGACGAAAAAGATGTCTGGCGTAAAGTTATACAAACAGGATTCA AACCCCACAGCCGAGGCCTCGTGTGCGGCGGCAAGGGCACGGGCAAGTCGACGTTCCTGCGGTACTACGTGAACCggctggcggcgcgcgggcccGTGCTGGTGCTGGACCTGGACCCCGGCCAGTGCGAGTTCACCGTGGCTGGCTGCGTGTCCGCTACAGTCGTCACGGAGCCGCTGCTCGGACCCAACTTCACGCATCTGAAGACACCGGAAAG GATGTTGAATATCGGAATGATAAACGTAATGGACAACTTGAGACGGTACACAAACGCTGTCGCGTCTCTGATCAGCTACTGCAGCAGCCGGGAGCAGTACCGGCGCATGCCGTGGATCGTCAACACAATGGGGATGTGCACTCCGGTCGGCCTCAAGTTGTTAACGCTCATATTACTGCACCTGAAACCTACTTTTGTTGTGCAAATGGACTCCACTAATGCGAAGAAGCGATTTGAATGCAACTTGGACGCGCAGACCGTTATGGCGAAGTGTTCCAATGAATTCCGCTATGAAAGGCTGCTAAAGGACGTGAGATGTCCAGGGAACCTAGACTATGAGTATTTCCTGTCTGAGCAGTACACAGAGGGCGTTGGTCGTGGGAACAACTACTGCCTGGCGCCTCGGGACGAACGCTACTTGAACTATTTAGCCTATTTCGGAGAACTGATGGACTTGCACAAAGATACAGAGTTTCTAGGAATTGTCCCTTACGA AGTCCCTCTCGCGGCTCTGAGGGTAGGAGCGAACGTGAGgctggaggcggcggcggcgggccgcGTCATCAACGGCAAGGTGGTCGCGCTGTGTCAACACGGGCCGGCTGATAGCACTagcaaaatatttacactCGATGATAAACCTATCTTGTGCCATGGATATG GTTTGGTCCGCGGGGTGGACTACGAGTCGGGGCTGGTGTACGTGGTGACGCCGGCGGCGCGGCTCGGCGCGGTGGACACGCTGGTGTACGCGGACTGGGCGCCCGAGCTGCGCGGGCCGGAGCGCCGCCTGCCCGCCGGCGCGCCCGTGCCCTACCGCACCGCCACGCTCCACAACCAGAAACAACTCCTCTTCACACCCAAGAGAAGATTCAACCCTCTACAGTTCCTAAAAATGTCAAGGAGCGCCTAA
- the LOC119690618 gene encoding ras-like GTP-binding protein Rho1 isoform X1, with product MWWCCSSSASSEPMAAIRKKLVIVGDGACGKTCLLIVFSKDQFPEVYVPTVFENYVADIEVDGKQVELALWDTAGQEDYDRLRPLSYPDTDVILMCFSVDSPDSLENIPEKWTPEVKHFCPSVPIILVGNKKDLRNDPATINELRKMKQEPVKPQEGRAMAEKINAFAYLECSAKSKEGVREVFETATRAALQVKKKKKTRCSLL from the exons ATGTGGTGGTGCTGTTCTTCTTCCGCTAGTTCAG AACCGATGGCTGCGATACGCAAAAAGTTAGTGATCGTCGGTGACGGAGCGTGCGGAAAGACATGTCTCCTAATCGTGTTCAGCAAGGACCAGTTCCCGGAAGTGTACGTGCCGACAGTCTTTGAGAATTACGTCGCCGACATCGAAGTGGACGGCAAGCAGGTGGAGCTGGCGCTGTGGGACACGGCGGGGCAGGAGGACTACGACCGGCTTCGGCCGCTGTCCTACCCCGACACGGACGTCATCCTCATGTGCTTCTCCGTGGACTCGCCCGATTCGCTCGAGAACATCCCGGAGAAGTGGACGCCCGAGGTGAAGCACTTCTGTCCCAGCGTGCCCATCATCCTGGTGGGCAACAAGAAGGACCTGCGCAACGACCCCGCCACCATCAACGAGCTGCGCAAGATGAAGCAGGAGCCCGTGAAGCCGCAGGAGGGCCGCGCCATGGCGGAGAAGATCAACGCATTTGCATACTTGGAGTGCTCCGCCAAGAGCAAGGAGGGTGTGCGTGAGGTGTTTGAGACGGCGACCCGTGCTGCGTTACAggttaagaagaagaagaagactagGTGTTCTCTGCTGTAA
- the LOC119690618 gene encoding ras-like GTP-binding protein Rho1 isoform X2, giving the protein MAAIRKKLVIVGDGACGKTCLLIVFSKDQFPEVYVPTVFENYVADIEVDGKQVELALWDTAGQEDYDRLRPLSYPDTDVILMCFSVDSPDSLENIPEKWTPEVKHFCPSVPIILVGNKKDLRNDPATINELRKMKQEPVKPQEGRAMAEKINAFAYLECSAKSKEGVREVFETATRAALQVKKKKKTRCSLL; this is encoded by the coding sequence ATGGCTGCGATACGCAAAAAGTTAGTGATCGTCGGTGACGGAGCGTGCGGAAAGACATGTCTCCTAATCGTGTTCAGCAAGGACCAGTTCCCGGAAGTGTACGTGCCGACAGTCTTTGAGAATTACGTCGCCGACATCGAAGTGGACGGCAAGCAGGTGGAGCTGGCGCTGTGGGACACGGCGGGGCAGGAGGACTACGACCGGCTTCGGCCGCTGTCCTACCCCGACACGGACGTCATCCTCATGTGCTTCTCCGTGGACTCGCCCGATTCGCTCGAGAACATCCCGGAGAAGTGGACGCCCGAGGTGAAGCACTTCTGTCCCAGCGTGCCCATCATCCTGGTGGGCAACAAGAAGGACCTGCGCAACGACCCCGCCACCATCAACGAGCTGCGCAAGATGAAGCAGGAGCCCGTGAAGCCGCAGGAGGGCCGCGCCATGGCGGAGAAGATCAACGCATTTGCATACTTGGAGTGCTCCGCCAAGAGCAAGGAGGGTGTGCGTGAGGTGTTTGAGACGGCGACCCGTGCTGCGTTACAggttaagaagaagaagaagactagGTGTTCTCTGCTGTAA
- the LOC119690617 gene encoding ufm1-specific protease 1 — MSNLTSNVHQGLEVRFFSENQNTFLVRGNYEYFHYLCDGFDDRGWGCGYRTLQTICSWIKNNNDRYENVPSIRDIQETLVLMEDKPTSFTGSKQWIGSFEVCLILDQLYGIPSKICHVNRGSELTTIVDTLKNHFLKFGSPIMMGGDVDCSSKGIMGVHIGDSDAYLLIVDPHYVGKEQTKEFLQNKGWVKWQPLKEFLDSSFYNLCLPQVKCKDL, encoded by the exons ATGTCAAATTTGACATCAAACGTCCACCAAGGTTTAGAGGTTAGGTTTTTTTCCGAAAACCAAAACACTTTCCTAGTTCGTGGAAATTATGAATACTTTCATTACTTATGCGATGGGTTTGATGATAGA GGTTGGGGTTGCGGTTACAGAACGTTACAAACAATTTGCTCCTGGATAAAGAATAACAACGACCGCTATGAGAATGTTCCTTCTATCCGAGATATTCAAGAGACACTTGTTCTCATGGAAGATAAACCAACGTCCTTTACTGGTTCCAAGCAATGGATCGGGAGTTTTGAA GTGTGCCTCATTCTTGACCAGCTGTATGGGATCCCCAGCAAGATCTGCCACGTGAACAGAGGCAGTGAGCTAACAACCATTGTGGACACATTGAAGAACCACTTCCTCAAGTTTGGCAGTCCCATCATGATGGGAGGGGATGTGGATTGCTCCTCTAAGGGCATCATGGGCGTCCACATTGGAGACAGTGATGCATATCTGTTGATTGTT gatCCACATTATGTGGGAAAGGAGCAAACAAAGGAGTTTTTACAAAACAAAGGCTGGGTGAAGTGGCAGCCACTGAAGGAATTCCTAGACAGTTCCTTTTACAATCTATGTCTTCCCCAAGTTAAGTGTAAGGAtttgtaa